The following coding sequences lie in one Populus nigra chromosome 15, ddPopNigr1.1, whole genome shotgun sequence genomic window:
- the LOC133674040 gene encoding AAA-ATPase At5g57480-like — protein MKEYWGSLASVLGVLAFCQSLLQVLFPPELRFAALKLFNRIFNVFNSYCYFDITEIDGVNTNELYNAVQLYLSSSVSISGSRLSLTRALNSSAITFGLTNNDTLFDTFNGVNVLWEHIVTQRQAQTFSWRPMPDEKRGFTLRIKKKDKSLILNSYLDYIMEKANDIRRKNEDRLLYTNSRGGSLDSRGHPWESVPFKHPSTFETLAMDPAKKGEIMEDLKDFANGQSFYQKTGRAWKRGYLLYGPPGTGKSSMIAAMANYLGYDIYDLELTEVHNNSELRKLLMKTSSKSIIVIEDIDCSINLSNRKKSTANNSSIGRSYCDPEMRSGPGVGAGDEGGNSITLSGLLNFTDGLWSCCGSERIFVFTTNHVDKLDPALLRSGRMDMHVFMNYCSFPALKILLKNYLGREESDLDEGVLKELEEVIDKAEMTPADISELLIKNRRNKDKAVIELLEALKERAERKSKSGECVREKNLNDVEEEEQEKRALDSPKEGCAFDESCKKDEEDEEKKIK, from the coding sequence ATGAAGGAATATTGGGGCTCCCTGGCCTCAGTACTTGGTGTTTTGGCCTTTTGTCAAAGTCTCCTTCAAGTATTGTTTCCACCAGAACTCCGGTTTGCAGCACTCAAGCTCTTCAACCGGATCTTTAACGTGTTCAATTCTTATTGCTACTTTGACATCACAGAAATTGATGGAGTTAACACCAACGAGCTTTACAACGCAGTCCAGCTCTATTTAAGTTCCTCTGTCTCCATCTCTGGTAGCCGTTTGAGCCTCACTCGTGCTCTCAATtcaagtgccataacttttggcCTAACAAACAATGACACACTCTTCGACACCTTCAATGGTGTCAATGTCCTTTGGGAACATATTGTGACTCAAAGGCAAGCACAGACATTTTCCTGGCGTCCAATGCCTGATGAGAAGAGAGGTTTCACTCTACGTATCAAGAAAAAGGACAAGTCTTTGATTCTTAATTCTTATCTTGATTACATTATGGAGAAAGCCAATGATATAAGGAGGAAAAATGAGGACAGGCTTTTGTATACTAATTCAAGAGGTGGGTCTTTGGATTCAAGAGGGCATCCTTGGGAGTCAGTGCCATTTAAGCATCCAAGTACTTTTGAAACTCTGGCTATGGACCCTGCCAAGAAAGGTGAGATCATGGAAGATTTGAAAGATTTTGCAAATGGTCAATCTTTTTATCAAAAGACTGGAAGAGCTTGGAAGAGAGGTTATTTGCTCTATGGACCTCCTGGTACTGGTAAATCTAGCATGATTGCTGCTATGGCTAATTATCTTGGTTACGATATCTATGATCTTGAATTGACTGAGGTACACAATAACTCTGAGCTTAGAAAACTTTTGATGAAAACAAGCTCAAAATCTATCATTGTTATTGAGGATATTGATTGTTCTATTAATTTGAGTAATAGGAAGAAGAGTACTGCTAATAATAGTTCAATTGGGAGGAGTTACTGTGACCCAGAAATGCGATCTGGGCCCGGTGTTGGTGCTGGTGATGAAGGGGGGAATTCAATAACTTTATCTGGGTTATTGAATTTTACTGATGGTTTATGGTCGTGTTGTGGGAGTGAGAGGATATTTGTGTTCACTACAAACCACGTTGACAAACTTGATCCTGCATTGCTAAGGAGTGGTAGGATGGACATGCATGTTTTCATGAATTACTGTTCATTTCCTGCATTGAAGATTTTGTTGAAGAATTATTTGGGGCGTGAAGAAAGTGACTTGGATGAAGGGGTCTTGAAGGAATTGGAAGAGGTTATTGATAAGGCAGAGATGACTCCTGCTGATATCAGTGAGTTATTGATCAAGAACAGGAGAAACAAGGACAAGGCAGTGATTGAATTGTTGGAGGCACTGAAGGAGAGGGCAGAGAGGAAATCGAAGAGTGGAGAATGTGTTAGAGAGAAGAATTTGAATGACGTGGAAGAGGAAGAGCAAGAGAAGAGAGCCTTGGATAGTCCTAAAGAAGGTTGTGCCTTTGACGAGAGCTGCAAGAAAGATGAGGAGgatgaagaaaagaagattAAATGA